A genomic window from Pirellulales bacterium includes:
- a CDS encoding mechanosensitive ion channel domain-containing protein, whose amino-acid sequence MFNAGCREQLDATHRTAGSSRGTARRCRTAGLWLLAALLFSAVEVRAEEAGPTDQGTGLTAASVQDRLKRVEDSPDLDKDQKAKIVDLYKGTLEQLTNARDWEAKVAEYQSRRQTDPEELKQLKAELNAPPSDPLALIPDDATLPQLEQRLVDAETELKSLQAKRAEYENEPKRRRTELPGLLSAAQERLKEVERDLAALPPATDALDIAEARREFLTAMHRAVQAELAAYENERAWYEASTELISARQEVAVQHVHQAEAIAKRCRTLLNERRKLEAMKEAEEARRAAVAAMPELKALADKNAELTQEQNGPDGFPAKIAALAKEVDDVKKELVELQTKFKRVQERIDAAGVTDAVGMILQKQQAELPDLRAHRQRLAYWRDEASRVHAKLIELDDQYDDLDDLDGQVSKVMATLDPGLAVYQRYEIEAALRELLKARRGYLKSQYETGDAYLRALEVDVNITEKNLVEEIERYKKFISERILWVRSSPVLSVADARRSLDGLIKIGDGKQFVQALRDLMQDARHNPTIYVLAAVAIVPLAVAQRYLRRKVHAVDMITTQAYAADIRPTVQVALLTGLIAMFWPLVMCFVSWRMTAPDAASLHAQNIAYGLRATAMLLLTMELFRQICRRKGLAEAHFGWPAETVALVGRHLRWATLLGLPITFLVTVSESPEFEVHRSPLGRLAFIAGLMLLAAFAHCVLHPSRGLLSSLADRRDISWFWRKPRAWYMAAIAGPVALAIVAAAGYFYTALQLASRLHATLWLLLGLLIAQAFALRCLLVARRKLAIKQARERRAAALAQSQHHAQHHTHAGPTDTIAAERTLDLVSIDVQTRRLLRSFVNVALVVGCWLIWIDVLPALGILDRCHVWSYYSHKQAVNGEELVNQPTIAYITLADLLLSGLVLLLTIGAERNLPGLLEIVLLQRLPMDPGGRYALATVSRYVITLVGLAVAFWMIGIGWSNVQWLVAAMTVGLGFGLQEIFANFVSGLIILFERPMRVGDTVTIGGISGTVTRIRIRATTITDGDRKELIVPNKEFITGQLINWTLSDTILRMVIRVGVAFGADISQARKLLLKAAQEDPRVLREPPVTAVLDKFGDSTLDFELRLFVAGLEEFAEIRHDLNARIDQLFRDAGIEMAFPQRDIHVRTIEPALGVLPQTTAPLKRAS is encoded by the coding sequence TTGTTCAACGCCGGATGCCGCGAACAACTCGACGCGACTCATCGCACGGCCGGTTCGAGCCGCGGGACCGCACGCCGCTGTCGTACTGCGGGCCTTTGGCTGCTCGCGGCGCTCTTGTTCAGCGCGGTCGAGGTTCGTGCGGAAGAGGCGGGCCCGACCGACCAAGGCACCGGGCTTACCGCGGCCAGCGTCCAAGACAGGTTGAAGCGCGTCGAGGACTCGCCCGATCTCGACAAGGATCAGAAGGCGAAGATCGTCGATCTCTACAAGGGCACGCTGGAACAGCTCACGAATGCCCGTGATTGGGAAGCGAAGGTCGCCGAGTACCAATCGCGGCGGCAAACCGATCCCGAGGAGCTGAAGCAACTCAAGGCGGAACTTAACGCACCGCCGAGCGACCCTCTGGCGCTGATCCCCGATGATGCCACGCTACCACAGCTGGAGCAGCGGTTGGTCGACGCCGAAACCGAACTCAAATCACTGCAGGCGAAGCGCGCCGAGTACGAAAACGAACCCAAGCGGCGGCGTACCGAGCTGCCGGGCTTGTTGAGTGCCGCCCAGGAGCGGCTGAAGGAAGTCGAGCGCGATCTGGCGGCGCTGCCGCCGGCCACGGACGCCTTGGATATTGCCGAGGCGCGGCGAGAATTTCTCACCGCTATGCACCGGGCCGTGCAAGCCGAGCTGGCCGCGTACGAAAATGAGCGCGCCTGGTATGAAGCCAGCACGGAATTGATCTCGGCGCGCCAGGAAGTGGCCGTGCAGCACGTTCACCAGGCCGAAGCCATTGCCAAGCGTTGCCGGACGTTGCTGAACGAACGGCGCAAGCTGGAAGCGATGAAGGAAGCCGAAGAAGCCCGCCGCGCGGCCGTGGCCGCCATGCCCGAGTTAAAGGCGCTGGCTGATAAGAATGCCGAGCTGACGCAAGAACAGAACGGTCCGGATGGCTTTCCGGCCAAGATCGCGGCGCTGGCCAAGGAAGTCGACGACGTGAAGAAAGAACTGGTCGAGCTGCAGACCAAGTTCAAACGGGTGCAAGAGCGGATCGACGCGGCCGGCGTGACTGATGCCGTGGGGATGATCTTGCAGAAGCAGCAGGCCGAGCTGCCCGACCTCCGTGCCCATCGCCAGCGCCTGGCCTATTGGCGCGACGAAGCATCGCGCGTGCATGCCAAGCTGATCGAACTGGACGATCAGTATGACGACCTCGACGATCTCGACGGTCAGGTCAGCAAGGTCATGGCCACCCTCGATCCGGGCCTGGCCGTTTACCAGCGCTACGAAATCGAAGCTGCCTTGCGCGAGTTGCTCAAAGCACGGCGCGGCTACCTGAAATCACAATACGAAACCGGCGACGCGTATCTCCGCGCGCTGGAGGTAGACGTCAATATCACCGAGAAGAATCTGGTCGAGGAAATCGAGCGCTACAAGAAATTCATCAGTGAGCGCATCCTGTGGGTGCGCAGCTCGCCGGTGCTCAGCGTCGCGGACGCGCGCCGATCGCTGGACGGCCTGATCAAGATTGGTGACGGCAAGCAGTTCGTGCAGGCCTTGCGCGACCTGATGCAAGACGCTCGTCATAACCCGACCATTTATGTGCTGGCGGCCGTCGCAATCGTGCCGTTGGCCGTCGCTCAGCGTTACCTGCGGCGGAAGGTACACGCGGTGGACATGATAACGACGCAAGCCTACGCGGCGGATATCCGCCCCACGGTTCAGGTCGCTTTGCTGACCGGCTTGATCGCGATGTTTTGGCCTCTGGTGATGTGCTTCGTCAGTTGGCGGATGACCGCTCCGGACGCCGCGTCACTGCATGCCCAGAACATCGCGTACGGGTTGCGTGCAACGGCGATGCTGCTTTTGACGATGGAGCTCTTTCGGCAGATTTGCCGCCGCAAGGGATTGGCCGAGGCACACTTCGGCTGGCCCGCCGAGACCGTGGCCCTGGTTGGCCGGCACTTGCGCTGGGCAACGCTGCTGGGGCTGCCGATTACCTTTCTGGTGACTGTATCGGAATCGCCCGAATTCGAAGTGCATCGCTCGCCGCTAGGACGGCTGGCGTTCATCGCGGGCTTGATGCTGCTGGCCGCATTCGCCCACTGCGTGCTGCACCCCAGCCGTGGGTTGTTGAGCTCTCTGGCGGACCGCCGGGACATTAGTTGGTTCTGGCGCAAGCCGCGCGCCTGGTACATGGCGGCCATTGCCGGGCCAGTGGCGCTGGCGATTGTTGCCGCCGCCGGATATTTCTACACGGCGTTGCAGCTCGCCTCGCGCTTGCACGCCACGCTGTGGCTGCTGTTGGGCCTCTTGATTGCCCAGGCGTTCGCCTTGCGGTGCTTGCTGGTGGCGCGGCGAAAGCTGGCGATCAAGCAAGCCCGCGAGAGGCGCGCCGCGGCTTTGGCGCAATCGCAGCATCACGCCCAGCATCACACGCACGCCGGTCCGACCGACACTATCGCGGCGGAACGGACCCTGGACCTGGTGTCGATCGACGTGCAGACGCGACGGCTGCTGCGCAGCTTCGTCAACGTGGCCTTGGTGGTAGGTTGCTGGTTGATCTGGATCGACGTCCTGCCGGCATTGGGTATTCTCGACCGTTGCCACGTCTGGAGCTATTACTCGCATAAGCAGGCGGTCAATGGTGAAGAGCTGGTCAACCAGCCGACGATCGCTTACATCACGCTGGCCGATTTATTGCTGAGCGGTCTTGTCCTGCTACTGACGATCGGGGCCGAACGGAACCTGCCCGGCCTGCTCGAGATCGTTCTCTTGCAGCGGCTGCCGATGGATCCCGGCGGGCGGTACGCGCTGGCGACCGTGTCTCGCTACGTGATTACACTCGTCGGGCTGGCCGTGGCCTTCTGGATGATCGGTATCGGATGGTCGAACGTGCAATGGCTGGTGGCGGCAATGACGGTGGGCTTGGGTTTTGGTCTGCAAGAGATTTTCGCCAACTTCGTGTCGGGGTTGATCATTCTCTTCGAGCGCCCGATGCGCGTCGGAGATACGGTCACGATCGGCGGCATCAGCGGCACCGTGACGCGGATTCGCATCCGCGCCACCACGATCACCGATGGCGACCGCAAGGAATTGATCGTGCCCAACAAGGAATTCATCACCGGCCAGTTGATCAATTGGACGCTCTCGGACACGATCCTGCGGATGGTGATTCGCGTCGGTGTGGCGTTCGGAGCCGATATTTCCCAAGCGAGAAAGCTGCTGCTCAAGGCGGCCCAGGAAGATCCCCGCGTATTGCGCGAACCGCCCGTTACGGCGGTGCTCGACAAGTTCGGCGACAGTACGCTCGATTTCGAGCTACGCTTGTTCGTCGCGGGACTGGAAGAGTTCGCGGAAATCCGCCATGATTTGAATGCCCGCATCGATCAATTGTTCCGTGATGCGGGCATCGAAATGGCGTTTCCGCAGCGGGATATCCACGTGCGGACGATTGAGCCGGCCCTGGGCGTGCTGCCGCAAACGACGGCGCCGCTGAAGCGTGCCAGCTAA
- the corA gene encoding magnesium/cobalt transporter CorA: MSKSSQRRQRRLRFSRRSKPGDLPGLVQPDPEAPPPVVHVIAYGPDEIVEKRVTDCQQVAELVNKSPVTWVNVEGLGDAKTISAIGELFHLHALALEDVVNTHQRPKAEQYQGFLFIVARMAELNDRLETEQVSLFLGSNFVVTFLEDPGDAFDSVRQHLRNAQGRVRSSNAGYLAYCLLDAVVDGYFPVVESYGERLDELEDEVVSSPTRATIAWAHQVKRDLRSLRRAIWPLREAINALARDPHELIDAETRVYLRDCYDHTVQIIDIVETYRELDADLTDLYLSSLSNRLNEVMKVLTIIATIFMPLSFIASVYGMNFNTQISPWNMPELNWYYGYPFVWAVMIAAAAGMYGFFRWMRWTGPHSVERQQHEARLKIPDDPANEVKPPAAPGSVPAAKQSSSATSTVPRKTS; encoded by the coding sequence ATGAGCAAATCGAGCCAACGCCGGCAACGCAGGTTGCGCTTCTCGCGCCGCTCGAAGCCCGGCGATTTGCCAGGGCTGGTCCAGCCCGATCCCGAGGCGCCGCCGCCGGTCGTACACGTCATCGCCTATGGTCCGGACGAGATTGTCGAGAAGCGCGTCACCGATTGCCAGCAAGTCGCCGAGCTGGTGAACAAGTCGCCCGTGACTTGGGTCAACGTCGAGGGGCTCGGCGACGCCAAGACGATCAGCGCCATCGGCGAGCTCTTTCACCTGCACGCGCTGGCGCTGGAGGATGTGGTCAACACCCACCAGCGCCCCAAGGCCGAGCAATACCAGGGCTTCCTGTTCATCGTCGCGCGCATGGCCGAGTTGAACGACCGGCTCGAAACCGAGCAGGTGAGCCTGTTCTTGGGCTCGAACTTCGTCGTTACCTTTCTGGAAGACCCCGGCGACGCGTTCGACTCGGTGCGGCAACACTTGCGCAACGCGCAAGGGCGCGTGCGATCCTCCAACGCCGGGTACCTGGCTTATTGTCTGCTCGACGCCGTGGTCGATGGCTATTTCCCGGTGGTCGAATCCTACGGCGAGCGGCTCGACGAATTGGAAGACGAGGTGGTCAGTTCGCCCACCCGGGCCACGATTGCCTGGGCGCACCAGGTGAAGCGTGACCTGCGGTCGCTAAGGCGCGCGATCTGGCCCCTGCGCGAGGCGATCAATGCCCTGGCCCGCGATCCGCACGAGCTGATCGACGCCGAGACCCGCGTCTATCTGCGCGATTGCTACGATCACACGGTGCAGATCATCGATATCGTCGAGACCTATCGCGAGCTGGATGCCGACCTGACGGATCTGTACCTGTCGAGCCTCAGCAACCGGCTGAACGAAGTGATGAAGGTGCTGACGATCATCGCCACGATCTTCATGCCGCTGTCGTTCATCGCCAGTGTCTATGGGATGAACTTCAATACCCAGATCTCGCCCTGGAACATGCCGGAGCTGAACTGGTATTACGGCTACCCGTTCGTGTGGGCCGTGATGATCGCCGCGGCGGCGGGCATGTACGGTTTCTTCCGCTGGATGCGCTGGACCGGACCGCACAGCGTGGAGCGGCAACAGCACGAGGCCCGGTTGAAGATCCCCGACGATCCCGCGAACGAAGTCAAACCGCCCGCGGCACCAGGCAGCGTGCCGGCGGCAAAACAGAGCTCCTCGGCGACGTCCACGGTGCCACGAAAAACGAGCTAA
- a CDS encoding HNH endonuclease, with protein sequence MSNAALSPLSSSVLVLNRLYMAVHVVSVRRAFGLLFRELAEVIHVEQGQYANYDFESWREVSELRSAFKEPHDDWIRSVNFEIQVPRVIRLLTYDRLPKQAIRFNRRNIFARDGNRCQYCGRKFPMSELSLDHVTPRSRGGETTWENIVCSCVKCNVKKGGRTPQEAHMHLVRQPVKPKRSPLLSIKLGNPKYESWKSFLDNAYWSVDLKP encoded by the coding sequence ATGTCGAATGCTGCGCTGAGCCCCTTGAGTTCCAGCGTGCTCGTGCTGAATCGGCTGTACATGGCCGTTCACGTCGTGAGCGTGCGACGGGCCTTCGGGCTCCTGTTCCGCGAACTGGCCGAAGTCATTCACGTCGAGCAGGGCCAGTACGCCAACTACGACTTTGAAAGCTGGCGCGAGGTCAGCGAACTGCGGTCCGCCTTCAAGGAACCGCACGACGACTGGATTCGCTCCGTCAATTTCGAGATCCAGGTTCCCCGCGTCATCCGCCTGTTGACTTACGACCGTCTGCCGAAGCAGGCCATCCGCTTCAATCGGCGTAACATTTTCGCGCGGGACGGAAACCGCTGCCAATACTGCGGCCGCAAGTTCCCCATGAGCGAACTGAGCCTCGATCACGTCACGCCGCGCAGCCGTGGCGGCGAAACGACCTGGGAAAACATCGTCTGCAGTTGCGTGAAGTGCAACGTGAAAAAGGGGGGCCGCACGCCTCAGGAGGCGCACATGCACCTGGTCCGGCAACCCGTCAAGCCGAAGCGCAGTCCGCTGTTGAGCATCAAGCTCGGCAACCCGAAATACGAAAGCTGGAAAAGCTTCCTGGACAACGCCTACTGGTCGGTCGATCTGAAGCCGTGA
- a CDS encoding thermonuclease family protein: MNRARNRRLLMRAATVLILTVIAALQSWRGCSTEPREPQPVPEGRYHVLRVVDGDTLLMQDHKRLRLMGVDTPETVKEDTPVQPWGPEATQFTRDFVGRGDVRLQFDRERTDRFGRYLAYVWVGDRMLNEELLRAGLARWEPGYHYSQSMKTRFRKAQREAQQAHRGIWSEQETRHEAGKDRPSRLPGQGDL, from the coding sequence GTGAATCGTGCCAGAAATCGTCGGCTGCTCATGCGCGCTGCCACGGTTCTGATTCTGACCGTTATTGCGGCTCTGCAATCGTGGCGCGGCTGCTCGACGGAGCCGCGTGAGCCGCAGCCCGTGCCCGAGGGGCGCTATCACGTCCTGCGAGTCGTCGACGGCGATACGCTGCTCATGCAGGATCACAAACGCCTGCGGCTGATGGGCGTGGACACGCCCGAGACGGTCAAGGAAGACACGCCGGTGCAGCCGTGGGGTCCGGAAGCGACGCAGTTCACGCGCGACTTTGTCGGCCGGGGCGACGTAAGGTTGCAATTCGACCGCGAACGGACCGACCGCTTCGGCCGGTACCTGGCGTACGTGTGGGTCGGCGATCGGATGCTCAACGAAGAGTTGCTCCGCGCCGGCCTGGCCCGTTGGGAGCCGGGATACCACTACTCGCAGAGCATGAAGACGCGTTTCCGCAAGGCGCAGCGCGAGGCCCAGCAGGCTCATCGCGGCATTTGGAGCGAGCAAGAGACCAGGCATGAAGCCGGGAAGGACCGACCATCGCGATTGCCCGGCCAGGGCGACTTGTGA
- a CDS encoding UPF0175 family protein, producing the protein MKVIVDIPAEVEQALQQQLGGDLTQAAKEAMAVAWYRAEKLSIGQVAALLGISTYEADGLMKQHGVVVPYSIDDFKQDQITLDRLLGS; encoded by the coding sequence ATGAAGGTGATCGTCGACATTCCCGCCGAGGTCGAGCAAGCCCTGCAGCAACAGTTGGGAGGCGATTTAACGCAGGCAGCCAAGGAGGCGATGGCCGTCGCCTGGTATCGCGCGGAAAAGCTTAGCATCGGTCAGGTTGCCGCGTTACTCGGCATCTCGACCTATGAAGCCGACGGCTTAATGAAGCAGCACGGGGTCGTCGTCCCCTATTCGATCGACGACTTCAAGCAGGATCAAATCACACTCGACCGCTTGCTCGGCTCGTGA
- a CDS encoding 3-isopropylmalate dehydrogenase, translating into MANNKSLKIAVIGGDGTGPEVAAEGLKVLDAVAKLENFKYELVHYDFGGDRYLRTGEILPPGAIDELRTFDAMYLGAVGHPDVKPGILEKGLLLELRFQLDQYINLRPVQLFPGVETPLKDKGPKDVDFVVVRENTEDMYCGVGGFLKKNTADEVATQTAIYTRKGCERCIRWAFEFTRKRNNPKKMLTLVAKTNVLTYGHDLWWRTFQDVAKEYPDIKADYNHVDACCMWMVKNPEYYDVIVTTNMFGDIITDLGGILQGGMGVAAGGNINPDPGGTSMYEPMGGSAPKYTGQNVINPIAAINALGMLLEHTGQPAAAARVNKAIRSVTGTKMKSQAAGRMGYSTQQVGDLVCEAL; encoded by the coding sequence TTGGCCAACAATAAGAGTTTGAAGATCGCCGTAATCGGTGGCGATGGTACCGGCCCGGAAGTGGCCGCCGAAGGTTTGAAAGTTCTGGACGCCGTCGCAAAGCTCGAGAATTTCAAGTACGAGCTCGTACACTACGATTTCGGCGGTGACCGCTACCTGCGCACCGGCGAGATTCTCCCCCCGGGCGCGATCGACGAGCTGCGCACCTTCGATGCCATGTATCTGGGCGCGGTCGGCCATCCGGACGTAAAGCCGGGTATTTTGGAGAAAGGGCTGCTCCTGGAGCTGCGCTTTCAGCTCGATCAGTACATCAACTTGCGCCCCGTGCAGTTGTTCCCAGGCGTGGAAACGCCGCTGAAGGACAAGGGGCCCAAGGACGTCGATTTCGTGGTGGTGCGCGAAAACACCGAGGACATGTACTGCGGCGTCGGCGGCTTTTTGAAGAAGAACACTGCCGACGAGGTCGCCACGCAAACGGCCATCTACACCCGCAAGGGTTGCGAGCGGTGCATCCGCTGGGCCTTTGAGTTCACGCGCAAGCGGAACAATCCGAAAAAGATGCTCACCCTGGTGGCGAAGACGAACGTGCTCACCTACGGCCATGACCTGTGGTGGCGCACCTTTCAGGACGTGGCCAAGGAATATCCCGACATCAAGGCCGATTACAACCACGTCGACGCTTGCTGCATGTGGATGGTGAAGAACCCCGAATACTACGATGTGATCGTCACCACCAACATGTTTGGCGACATCATCACCGACCTGGGCGGCATCCTTCAGGGCGGGATGGGCGTGGCCGCCGGCGGCAACATCAATCCCGACCCGGGCGGCACCAGCATGTACGAGCCGATGGGCGGCAGCGCGCCGAAGTACACGGGCCAGAACGTCATCAACCCGATCGCCGCGATCAACGCCCTGGGCATGCTGCTTGAGCACACGGGCCAGCCGGCCGCGGCCGCGCGGGTGAACAAGGCGATCCGCAGCGTCACCGGCACCAAGATGAAGAGCCAGGCCGCCGGCCGAATGGGCTACAGCACGCAACAAGTCGGCGATTTGGTCTGTGAGGCGCTGTAG
- a CDS encoding DUF2442 domain-containing protein: MSQPVRIANVTHLIGFRVRLDFTDGTQKEIDLNPYLRGPIFQPLRDDPRQFASVKVDPRLGTIVWENGADIDPDVLYQGLEPAWMSEGERSQQ; encoded by the coding sequence ATGTCCCAACCAGTCCGTATCGCAAACGTGACGCACCTAATCGGTTTTCGCGTCAGGCTCGATTTCACTGACGGAACACAGAAGGAAATCGACTTGAACCCGTATTTGCGCGGCCCGATCTTTCAGCCGCTGCGCGACGATCCACGGCAGTTTGCAAGCGTTAAAGTTGATCCGCGCCTCGGCACGATCGTTTGGGAAAACGGCGCCGACATCGACCCCGATGTTCTCTATCAGGGGCTGGAACCCGCCTGGATGTCCGAAGGCGAACGCTCGCAGCAATAA
- a CDS encoding SDR family NAD(P)-dependent oxidoreductase → MKNSLFDLSGRVALVTGGSKGLGKAMARGFAEAGADVIISSRHENELRAALDEIGQGTTGRREYIVADMTERADVQRLAAESLKRLGRVDIVVNNAGGNTPQPIDKITDEDWDRVIELNLTSCMAVTRALAPQMKERRWGRIIHISSIMGLASKEGRNAYSATKAALIGMARASALDLGRDNITVNCIAPGPFLTDLPGNLLSADEKKVFADRTALGRWGDPRELAGPALLLASEAGSYITGAVLVVDGGSLCKTF, encoded by the coding sequence ATGAAAAACTCTCTCTTCGATCTTTCCGGACGCGTGGCCCTGGTGACCGGGGGCAGCAAGGGGCTCGGTAAGGCCATGGCCCGGGGGTTTGCCGAGGCTGGTGCCGACGTGATCATCAGCAGCCGGCACGAAAACGAGCTGCGTGCGGCGCTCGACGAAATCGGCCAGGGGACGACCGGCCGCCGCGAGTACATCGTGGCCGACATGACCGAGCGGGCCGACGTGCAGCGACTGGCCGCTGAATCGCTCAAGCGGCTGGGCCGCGTCGATATCGTCGTGAACAACGCCGGCGGCAATACACCGCAGCCGATCGACAAGATCACCGACGAAGACTGGGATCGGGTCATCGAGCTGAACCTGACCAGTTGCATGGCAGTGACGCGGGCGCTCGCGCCGCAAATGAAGGAGCGACGCTGGGGCCGGATCATTCACATCTCGTCGATCATGGGGCTGGCCTCCAAGGAAGGACGCAACGCCTACTCGGCCACCAAGGCAGCACTGATCGGTATGGCCCGGGCGAGCGCGCTCGACCTGGGCAGGGACAATATCACGGTGAATTGCATCGCCCCGGGCCCGTTTCTTACCGACCTGCCGGGCAACCTGCTTTCGGCCGACGAGAAAAAAGTCTTCGCCGATCGCACCGCTTTGGGCCGCTGGGGCGACCCGCGCGAATTGGCGGGCCCCGCACTCTTGCTCGCCAGCGAAGCCGGCAGCTACATCACGGGCGCCGTGCTGGTGGTCGACGGCGGCAGCCTGTGCAAGACGTTTTAG
- a CDS encoding tRNA-(ms[2]io[6]A)-hydroxylase, with product MLSLKSSTAPWWLDTVEENLADILIDHAHCEKKAAGTAMNLIFAYVDRVELVRELSGIVNEELEHFGQVLDLIQSRGWRFRRLTPSSYGRQLNDLVRKQEPGKAVDRLLVAGLIEARSCERFALLKDRIRDRELADFYASLFESEARHHATYVRLAMLFAKPEVVNARLDELSAAEAEIIDRGDPLARMHS from the coding sequence ATGCTCAGCCTGAAAAGCAGCACCGCACCGTGGTGGCTCGATACGGTCGAAGAAAACCTGGCCGATATCCTGATCGACCATGCGCATTGCGAAAAGAAGGCCGCCGGCACGGCGATGAACCTGATCTTCGCTTATGTCGACAGGGTCGAGCTGGTGCGCGAGCTGTCGGGAATCGTCAACGAAGAGCTGGAGCATTTTGGCCAGGTGCTCGATCTGATCCAATCGCGCGGCTGGCGCTTTCGCCGACTCACGCCGTCAAGCTACGGCCGGCAGTTGAACGACCTGGTGCGCAAGCAAGAGCCGGGCAAGGCCGTTGACCGGCTGCTCGTGGCCGGTTTGATCGAAGCCCGCTCTTGCGAGCGGTTCGCGCTGTTGAAGGACCGGATCCGCGATCGAGAGCTGGCCGATTTCTATGCCAGCCTGTTCGAATCCGAAGCGCGCCATCACGCCACCTACGTCCGCCTGGCCATGCTCTTTGCCAAGCCCGAGGTTGTGAATGCGAGGTTGGACGAGTTGTCGGCGGCCGAGGCCGAGATCATCGACCGCGGCGACCCACTGGCGCGGATGCACAGTTAG
- a CDS encoding SDR family NAD(P)-dependent oxidoreductase, with the protein MVGSDNRRNAIITGAASGLGRAIALRLARDGWRMALVDVNDTANDETLRLVRSAGGDGFTYHMDVSQPSAWQALRNRLESEWQNLDLLVNNAGVAGSGEVGKYSIDDWHWILGINLNAGIYGCHYFIPWLKKNPRGAHIINTASLAAVAAKPGMAGYNVAKAGMLSLSETLYGELKPHNVGVTVVCPSFFQTNLLNEGRLEKIDRDLASKMMKVANFTADDVANAAVQAIADKRLYVVLPRQGRIFWRLKRFFPNYVCNLLAKDWAKQLAALKKEPPAAAPPQIAEKTAV; encoded by the coding sequence GTGGTGGGATCCGACAATCGACGCAATGCAATCATCACGGGCGCAGCCAGCGGCTTAGGGCGGGCGATCGCGCTGCGGCTGGCGCGCGACGGATGGCGAATGGCCCTGGTGGACGTGAACGACACGGCCAACGACGAAACGTTGCGCCTGGTGCGCAGCGCCGGCGGCGACGGCTTCACGTACCACATGGATGTGTCGCAGCCGTCTGCCTGGCAAGCGCTGCGCAACCGCCTCGAATCCGAATGGCAGAATCTCGACCTCTTGGTGAATAATGCCGGCGTGGCGGGCTCGGGCGAGGTAGGGAAGTATTCGATCGACGACTGGCATTGGATTCTCGGCATCAACCTGAACGCCGGAATCTACGGCTGCCATTACTTCATCCCGTGGCTGAAAAAAAATCCGCGCGGCGCTCACATCATCAATACCGCGTCGCTGGCCGCCGTGGCCGCCAAGCCAGGTATGGCCGGCTATAACGTAGCGAAGGCCGGCATGCTTTCGCTCTCAGAGACGCTGTACGGCGAGCTCAAGCCGCACAACGTGGGCGTCACGGTCGTCTGTCCGTCGTTCTTTCAGACGAACCTGCTGAACGAAGGCCGGCTGGAAAAGATCGATCGCGACCTGGCCTCGAAGATGATGAAGGTGGCCAACTTTACCGCCGACGACGTCGCCAATGCCGCGGTGCAAGCTATTGCCGACAAGCGGCTATACGTCGTGCTGCCGCGACAGGGACGCATCTTCTGGCGATTGAAGCGGTTCTTCCCCAACTACGTTTGCAACCTGCTGGCCAAGGATTGGGCGAAGCAACTGGCGGCGCTGAAGAAGGAACCGCCGGCCGCCGCGCCGCCACAAATCGCCGAAAAAACCGCCGTTTGA